A single window of Bacteroidota bacterium DNA harbors:
- a CDS encoding ABC transporter ATP-binding protein, which translates to MLGPSGEGKSTLIKCIYGLVDLDEGEIWFNKHKVLGPSYNLIPGYPDMKLVSQDYYVLDNHTVEENIKDMLIGLSDEYKEKRSHKILKLLELESIKHLQAKNLSSGQKQRVAIARALALFPKLILLDEPFSNLDKILKDKLFAFIIHEAKKKHSGVILITHQAEEALKYADRIAVLVNGNIAQIGDKNKVYYEPRNLKVAKILGDYNVFDHKDFEKDSDHYKSKKRILLRPNQFKLSDKKNGDLFAIYLNHFFNGKCFELLLQTKSGKEVIIYTSQAPKHNGDFYFKVV; encoded by the coding sequence ATGCTAGGTCCTAGCGGTGAAGGAAAATCTACACTCATTAAATGTATTTATGGATTAGTGGATTTAGATGAAGGCGAAATTTGGTTTAATAAACATAAAGTACTTGGCCCCTCGTATAATTTAATTCCGGGTTATCCCGACATGAAACTGGTAAGTCAGGATTACTATGTTTTAGACAATCATACGGTAGAAGAAAATATTAAAGACATGTTGATTGGTTTGAGTGATGAGTATAAAGAAAAGCGTAGTCATAAAATCCTGAAGCTCCTCGAACTTGAGTCGATTAAACATTTACAGGCAAAAAATTTATCATCAGGACAAAAACAACGTGTGGCTATTGCAAGAGCCTTGGCTTTATTTCCAAAACTAATTTTGCTGGATGAACCTTTTAGCAATCTCGATAAAATTTTAAAAGATAAATTATTTGCTTTCATTATACACGAGGCGAAAAAGAAACACAGCGGTGTAATTCTGATTACACATCAGGCAGAGGAAGCTTTAAAGTATGCCGATAGAATAGCAGTTTTAGTAAATGGAAATATTGCGCAGATTGGTGATAAAAACAAAGTGTATTACGAACCACGTAATTTAAAAGTGGCAAAGATATTAGGAGATTATAATGTGTTTGATCATAAAGATTTTGAAAAAGACTCTGATCATTATAAATCCAAAAAAAGAATTTTACTTCGTCCAAATCAGTTCAAATTATCCGACAAAAAAAACGGTGATTTGTTCGCGATTTATTTGAATCACTTTTTTAATGGTAAATGCTTCGAGCTTTTACTGCAAACAAAAAGCGGAAAAGAGGTTATCATTTACACGTCCCAAGCCCCTAAACACAACGGTGACTTCTACTTTAAAGTAGTTTAG
- a CDS encoding gliding motility-associated C-terminal domain-containing protein has translation MLKKLFFIAFSIVGSFALAQVPTANIIVPSNTICTGQTVIFTSITTNTPTSFSWTVNPSIEIAYLSSINQASTALGFTYPGVYTVSLTVANASGSFTAAQSITISATPRASFSASLNTIGFPNQIVLTNFSSNATNYVWLFSDTPAVDTNTNTTHDYTSSGAYTVSLVAYNSNGCSDTSDYSFFISDTSGITLPNVFTPNADGVNDVFKPIARGIKTMKVNIYSRYGNLVASWETINGHWDGYTPSGMLCESGTYFCVVEATGFDGKDYKLKGYISLFRN, from the coding sequence GTGTTAAAAAAGCTGTTTTTCATAGCCTTTTCAATCGTTGGTAGTTTCGCGCTGGCGCAAGTTCCAACCGCTAATATTATTGTTCCAAGTAATACCATTTGTACCGGACAAACAGTTATTTTCACCTCTATTACAACCAATACACCCACTTCTTTTAGCTGGACGGTTAATCCGAGTATTGAAATCGCTTATTTGAGCAGTATTAACCAAGCAAGTACTGCCTTAGGATTTACCTATCCGGGCGTTTATACTGTTTCTTTAACAGTAGCGAATGCATCAGGTAGTTTCACGGCGGCTCAATCGATAACAATTAGCGCTACCCCTCGTGCCAGTTTTTCTGCCAGTTTAAATACAATTGGTTTTCCAAATCAAATTGTACTCACTAACTTTTCGAGTAACGCTACCAATTACGTATGGTTATTTAGCGATACCCCTGCTGTAGATACAAATACCAATACAACCCACGATTATACAAGTAGCGGCGCGTACACCGTTAGTTTAGTGGCGTATAATTCCAATGGATGCAGCGACACATCAGATTACAGCTTCTTTATTTCAGACACATCAGGTATTACATTACCTAATGTTTTTACACCTAACGCGGATGGTGTAAATGATGTATTCAAACCGATTGCACGTGGTATAAAAACCATGAAAGTAAATATTTACAGTCGCTATGGTAACTTAGTAGCGAGCTGGGAAACCATTAACGGACACTGGGACGGATATACACCAAGCGGGATGTTATGCGAAAGCGGAACTTATTTTTGTGTGGTGGAAGCTACCGGCTTCGATGGAAAAGATTACAAGCTTAAAGGTTACATCTCTTTATTCCGAAACTAA